A segment of the Candidatus Hydrogenedentota bacterium genome:
GTCCCGTTCCATGCGCCGCCTTCTTCATGACCGCGTACGGTGGCAATGCGCGGGATGCCGCGATATTTTTTCAACTCGGAAAGAACGTGGTCGGTAGACCGCTTTGAAAATCGGTCGATGCGTAATTCAATCATATGGGCGCCGGCAGTCGTGGCATCATTCAGATGACTGCGTTTTTCTCGGTCATCTATGGCGACTGCCAAACAGGGATGTGCGCCGAGTTTACAAGATCCTATGGAAATCATAGATGCTCCTATTCCTGAGTGCCCGCTTCTTTTTCAATTGGCTGTGTCTTTCGATGGCGGCGCGCCTCATATTTCGCCTCTTTTTGCTTCCATTCTTCCGCTAATCTTTTACGGGGCTTCCAACGTCGATGCAGCCACAGCCATTGGTCGGAATGAGGACGA
Coding sequences within it:
- a CDS encoding type I 3-dehydroquinate dehydratase, encoding MISIGSCKLGAHPCLAVAIDDREKRSHLNDATTAGAHMIELRIDRFSKRSTDHVLSELKKYRGIPRIATVRGHEEGGAWNGT